The following DNA comes from Papaver somniferum cultivar HN1 chromosome 4, ASM357369v1, whole genome shotgun sequence.
CATTTACGCCATTATTTGCACTTTCCCCAGCATATAGATCCATAAAAGTATTCTCCAGCTCGTCAAATCTTTTTTCAAAATCGCTAAATACTTCTTTACTCCACTCCTTAACTTTAGTGTAGTAATTGTAGTTTCTTACAAAAGACATAGCCTGCACTTTTATAAATAACAAAAGAAACCTCAAATCTTTAACAATAGAAAGAAAATGGGGGTGGGAGAACCAGAAATACTCACATCGAAATGGAGAACGACCAGCTTC
Coding sequences within:
- the LOC113274439 gene encoding uncharacterized protein LOC113274439 — encoded protein: MNPQVIQQALARPFSYHNLITLFCEGVKLVVLHFDAMSFVRNYNYYTKVKEWSKEVFSDFEKRFDELENTFMDLYAGESANNGVNEEKPGERIKARQDYFKHTIIRAEKC